One genomic region from Drosophila busckii strain San Diego stock center, stock number 13000-0081.31 chromosome 3R, ASM1175060v1, whole genome shotgun sequence encodes:
- the LOC108601381 gene encoding pickpocket protein 19 translates to MYYPQELAIRPRARPPLYGQVKPTGSQRKLLRLLLPYLKDYCDCSSVHGIRYLTDRKLHRYERLVAQLRLVMFDLSVLRSRFMWLLILLTTIVCATLVYVDLTELYYSVRTQTIIEDSMRPTFVLSFPSVALCPTNRINYFKLQQEAPERFLGANVSAELREVFIRFFVGLSAAHFDKLQALNSFFKNETLAARLSELDGLDMEAVLEFLMLDCQDIFQECQWRNKPQNCCEIFELQRTEAGICWVFNSLTSPEMKKKSAEDKFYPRRSALSGSGSGLDIMLQLNKSLISTGIRGVYLMVKQSSQWSDATRLLPRDSVNRLSIQPRYTSAHARTRGLTAEVRKCIFPDEVHDSHYKNLPGFVYWRGNCRSRCHQEYAVDLCKCSPSLFFPQSQQDNFTQCKPSNFQCLYDHRLTFAAERIPLEAEYVDSVYHETMTCDCFNSCAQLIFDQIYTSTALE, encoded by the exons ATGTACTATCCGCAAGAGTTGGCAATACGCCCGCGTGCACGTCCGCCGCTTTACGGCCAAGTCAAGCCAACGGGCAGTCAACGTAAGTTGTTAAGGCTACTATTGCCCTATCTAAAGGATTACTGTGACTGCTCCTCCGTGCATGGCATACGCTACTTAACAGATAGGAAACTGCATCGTTATGAAAGGTTAGTCGCCCAACTAAGACTAGTAATGTTTGACTTAAGCGTTCTACGCTCTAGATTCATGTGGCTGCTCATACTGCTGACCACCATCGTTTGCGCCACCTTGGTCTATGTGGATCTCACAGAGCTCTATTACTCTGTGCGCACCCAGACCATCATTGAGGACTCTATGCGACCCACATTTGTGCTCAGCTTTCCCTCAGTGGCGCTGTGTCCAACCAATCgcatcaattattttaaattgcagcaggaGGCGCCTGAACGCTTTTTAGGCGCAAATGTTAGCGCTGAGCTCAGAGAAGTTTTTATACGCTTCTTTGTGGGCTTGTCTGCTGCGCACTTTGATAAGTTGCAAGCGCTCAATAGTTTTTTTAAGAATGAAACACTAGCTGCTCGATTAAGCGAGCTGGATGGCTTGGATATGGAAGCGGTATTGGAGTTTCTAATGCTCGACTGTCAAGATATCTTTCAAGAGTGTCAGTGGCGCAATAAGCCGCAAAACTGTTGCGAAATCTTTGAGCTACAGCGCACTGAGGCAGGCATTTGCTGGGTATTCAATTCGCTAACCAGTCCAGAGATGAAGAAGAAATCT GCCGAGGATAAGTTTTATCCGCGACGCTCGGCGTTGTCAGGCTCTGGCAGCGGCTTAGACATTAtgctgcagctaaacaaaagtttgaTCTCAACTGGCATACgcggcgtatacttgatgGTCAAACAGTCTAGCCAGTGGAGTGATGCCACACGTCTGCTGCCACGCGACTCTGTAAACAGACTAAGCATACAGCCGCGTTATACTAGCGCACACGCCAGAACACGTGGCTTAACCGCTGAAGTCCGCAAATGCATCTTTCCTGATGAAGTGCATGACTCGCACTACAAGAACTTGCCGGGCTTCGTTTACTGGCGTGGCAATTGCCGCTCGCGCTGCCATCAGGAATACGCTGTGGACTTGTGCAAGTGCTCGCCATCGCTTTTCTTTCCGCAGAGCCAGCAGG ACAACTTTACGCAATGCAAACCATCGAACTTTCAGTGCCTATACGATCACAGAT TAACATTTGCTGCGGAGCGCATACCACTCGAGGCGGAATATGTGGACAGCGTATACCATGAGACAATGACCTGCGACTGCTTCAATAGCTGCGCACAGCTTATTTTTGATCAGATCTATACCAGCACTGCCTTGGAGTAG
- the LOC108602820 gene encoding pickpocket protein 19 produces MPVANNCNSMQRTLKNGSSSDSGKQSSSRSSYNMVRSDNAAKSAATSSASGSDKRFTVLLSDYFRYYCDRSTIHCVRYLYDPRLHNVERLIWCVLLVISVTLCCSFFMLLSERYNAQKLQTVIEDPQYPVFYVEFPAVAVCTENRINWSKLEAAKTQFLPVNASEELVTTFTELIILLETLRFNSFENNMSELEDLNLEALDFINLIDLVHFMALRCEDILLPGSCTWNFKQFKCCDYFMLEKTEYGLCLVYNSETSFASQAIKQREGSQYYPKHNAKSGQASGLRFNLLVDERFKRPASRASDIIYIMIKRPKQITNVVYSIIPHTETLVTVRPQLTSTDENTRHIDPKRRNCQFPNEQHDFGVSDSRRRYDRLFLQLNCYSYCHESYLVKLCNCSLPFFFANNENVGNCTASSLRCLAQHNDIFAYDKHYEEDNYFSDSKPGMTCPCLVSCNLLEYYTSTTTLPLTMHTIHNLTERQKLYKVDVHYQVEMMITYRTSLEFSSIDLIANLGGIFGLCLGASMVSGVELLYSLTVGFALHLYDHAYYAVLRVHWQQKWRNWQRYLHNEFVVNQQNVAATTEALHTNNKLRHPFKARANAW; encoded by the exons ATGCCTGTGgccaacaattgcaacagtATGCAACGCACTCT taaaaatggcagcagctctGACTCTGGCAAACAGTCAAGCAGTCGCAGTAGTTACAACATGGTCAGGTCAGATAACGCAGCTAAATCTGCGGCCACCAGCAGCGCCAGTGGCAGCGACAAACGCTTTACAGTTTTGCTAAGCGATTATTTTCGCTACTACTGCGATAGATCAACCATTCATTGTGTGAGATATCTATACGATCCCAGGCTCCATAATGTGGAAAG ACTCATCTGGTGCGTGCTGCTGGTCATTAGCGTCACACTCTGCTGTtcgttttttatgctgctctcGGAGCGTTACAATGCACAGAAGCTGCAGACTGTCATTGAGGATCCACAGTATCCAGTATTCTATGTAGAATTTCCCGCAGTTGCTGTGTGCACCGAAAATCGCATCAATTGGAGCAAGCTGGAGGCAGCCAAGACACAATTTTTGCCTGTCAATGCCAGCGAGGAGTTGGTTACAACTTTTACCGAGCTTATTATACTGCTGGAAACGCTGCGCTTTAACTCCTTTGAGAACAATATGTCTGAGCTGGAGGATCTGAATCTGGAGGCCTTGGATTTTATAAATCTGATTGATTTGGTGCATTTTATGGCGCTGCGCTGCGAGGATATTTTGTTGCCTGGCTCGTGCACATGgaactttaagcaatttaaatgctgcgaTTACTTTATGCTGGAGAAAACCGAATATGGtttatgtttagtttataattcAGAAACGTCATTTGCTAGCCAAGCTATAAAGCAGCGTGAGGGCAGCCAGTATTATCCAAAACACAATGCAAAATCGGGTCAGGCCTCAGGActtagatttaatttattggtAGACGAGCGTTTCAAGCGACCAGCATCCAGAGCTAGCGATATTATCTAT ATTATGATCAAGCGACccaagcaaataacaaatgtgGTCTACTCCATTATACCGCATACGGAGACTTTGGTTACAGTGCGTCCGCAACTAACAAGCACAGATGAGAACACACGTCATATAGATCCAAAGCGGCGCAACTGTCAATTTCCCAATGAGCAGCATGACTTTGGTGTCAGTGACAGCAGAAGACGCTACGATCGGCTATTCTTGCAACTCAACTGCTATAGCTATTGCCATGAGTCTTACCTGGTCAAGCTGTGCAACTGCAGTTTGCCCTTTTTCTTTGCCAACAATGAAAACG TTGGCAACTGCACAGCGTCTAGTCTGCGTTGTCTAGCTCAGCATAATG ATATTTTTGCCTACGACAAGCACTATGAGGAGGACAACTACTTTAGCGACAGCAAGCCAGGCATGACTTGTCCTTGCTTGGTAAGCTGCAATCTCTTGGAGTACTACACCTCAACTACAACGCTGCCACTAACTATGCATACTATACA taATCTCACCGAACGCCAGAAGCTCTACAAGGTGGATGTGCACTATCAGGTGGAGATGATGATTACCTATCGCACCAGCTTGGAGTTTAGCAGCATTGATTTAATTG CCAATCTGGGCGGCATCTTTGGTCTTTGCCTGGGCGCTTCAATGGTTAGTGGCGTGGAGCTGCTGTACTCCTTGACTGTGGGCTTTGCTTTGCATCTTTATGACCACGCCTACTATGCTGTGCTACGTGTGCACTGGCAGCAAAAGTGGCGCAACTGGCAGCGCTATTTGCATAACgaatttgttgtaaatcaaCAGAATGTAGCAGCTACAACGGAAGCCTTACACACTAATAATAAGCTGCGACATCCGTTTAAAGCAAGAGCAAATGCTTGGTAA